ACACGGTGAAGTTGGACCCCCTCATACTGAAACCAGCGGCACAGTTGTGTTGTTCCGAGAACGAAGGCGGACCGTCGAGAGAGGCCTGGCTCCGGAGATTCTGACAAGAAAACCTCAACCGGATTAACTCGCCGAGATGCGCCAGTGGAAAAAAAAGATCTCTGGCCAGATGCTGGACATGGGAGACGTTACCTGGATCAAGCTCCTGCCGTGCAGGAAGCCGTTGCATTGAGCTCCGAAGGGAACCAGGATGATGGACAGCCAGTGGTTGACGTGGGCGCAGTACTGCAACCTGGTCAGCTCCAAAGGCCTCCTCTCGGTGTCTTCTTCCCTGACGCTCGCGCCTATCCCGAGCCTGGTGGAGAACTCTGCTGCAATGGTGTCGCTGCCCCTGGTCTTGGACTCCAGCACGAACCTGGAGTTGAGGCCCGTCCTGTTCCCCGCCTCGCCGAGGATCTCCCTGGCCTGGTCGAACTCTTCGTCGTCGACGAGGAGCAGCGCCCCGACCGCGTCAAGCACGACCTTCGCCCGGACCGGGAGCTCCGGGAAGTGGAACCCCTTGCCGCTCCTGCACATGGAAAGGATGCGGTCGATCTGCTCGTGCTTGTCCATGAGCCTCATCACATCAGGGAACGTCTCGCGCTGCAGCCGCTTCATGATTTCACCCTGCAGCCAAAGCCAAAGGCAACGCCAGTGAGACTACAAGATGCTCGGTCGTGTTGGTGAATCACAGTACGGCATTATAAAAGTTATACAGGATGGTTGCGGTGATGCTGCTGctgcggcggctgctgctgctgctgagacgTCGGCGGCCCTGGAGGAGACGCACGTCGGGAGTTGCCCCGGAAGGCTCCGCGAATGAACGACTCCCCGGACCTGAGCAGACTCAGGACGCCGTCCAACACCGTGGGCCTCGGGTTGGCTCTGGCCGGCGGTGGTACGAGCGCCTGCTCCGGCACCGGTGGTGGCAGCAAAAGAAGCGGAGGAGGCAGCGCAGGGTCggaggaggccatggcggcgctgTCGCGCTGCTGCCGCATCCTTAAGGACACGTCACAGGTGGATATCCGCTCGAAGAAACCAAGTGGCGGCGCGTCAGGCTGCTGCTGCTGTGCCATGCTCCGCTAGAAGAAGGCGACCTCGGGAGACAGACCGGCGGTTCGCTTCCCGCCTTTTTCTTTTCTTCACGGTGCCTTCTTCGGTTATTCCCCTTGAGGCTTTTGCTTTTTGTCGCTTTAGCTTTCGCTTTTTTGTTTTATTGGTTACCTGTGTACTGTGCATTCAAAAGGAGAGGAGAGGCGTTTACACAGGAGCAAGCAATCGCTCAATCTCATATTGCAAAAGATCCGTTCATTTCTGGGTGCACTAGCAGTATGAGAATAGGTTTAGGGTTTCCCGTGGGGCAAAGCCTCTCCACGTTTTTCTATATATAATGATCAGCATATACAAATTACATACGTACATAATACGTGTACATGACACGCTAGACCTATTTTAACATACCCCCTCAATCTGAACTTCTACTCTGTATAAGGTTTACATTGGTACTAAATCGGTCTAGCATCTGTCGAGTGGCTGGCTTGGTAAATACATCAGCCAGCTGATCATTAGAAGAAATGAACCTGACCTCAAGAGCTCCAGAAGCAACACGCTCACGCACAAAGTGGAAATCaatctcaatgtgcttggtgcgtgcATGAAAAACTGGGTTGGCAGTCATATATGTGGCTCCTAAATTATCACACCATAGAACAGGAACACGCTGCTGGGAAACACCAAGCTCCTTGAGTAGTGATTCTACCCAGATGGCCTCAGCAGCTCCATTTGCCAAAGCTTTGTACTCGGCCTTCGTACTAGATCTCGACACTGTCGGTTGCTTCTTAGAACTCCAGGAGATGAGATTGGGGCCAACAAAGATGGCAAAGCCTCCAGTGGATCGTCGATCATCAGGACACCCAGCCCAGTCTGCGTGAGTGAAAATACTAATGCTGGTGGAGACAGCCTTCCGAAACTTCAATCCAGTTTGCAATGTTCCCTTTACATAGTGCAGAATGCGCTTAACAGCTTCCCAATGAACATCAGTGGGCTGTGAGAGAAACCGGCATACCTTGTTCACTGCAAATGAAATATCTGGGCGAGTAAGAGTCAAATACTGCAATCCACCAACGATACTGCGATACCGGAAAGAATCATCGGCACCAAGAGGCTGTCCAGACACCCGTGCAAGCTGGTCGGAGGTAGACAACGGTGTGGAAGTGGGCTTACAATTCTCCATGTCCACTCGGTGTAAAAGATCCATGGCATACTTCCGTTGTGTCAAGGTCATCCCCCCTGAATTGTATGAC
The sequence above is a segment of the Triticum dicoccoides isolate Atlit2015 ecotype Zavitan chromosome 1A, WEW_v2.0, whole genome shotgun sequence genome. Coding sequences within it:
- the LOC119266970 gene encoding uncharacterized protein LOC119266970, which produces MAQQQQPDAPPLGFFERISTCDVSLRMRQQRDSAAMASSDPALPPPLLLLPPPVPEQALVPPPARANPRPTVLDGVLSLLRSGESFIRGAFRGNSRRASPPGPPTSQQQQQPPQQQHHRNHPGEIMKRLQRETFPDVMRLMDKHEQIDRILSMCRSGKGFHFPELPVRAKVVLDAVGALLLVDDEEFDQAREILGEAGNRTGLNSRFVLESKTRGSDTIAAEFSTRLGIGASVREEDTERRPLELTRLQYCAHVNHWLSIILVPFGAQCNGFLHGRSLIQNLRSQASLDGPPSFSEQHNCAAGFSMRGSNFTVSLAELVFGSGAQDGDHGVANRMTTFGQVRYEPAQDVKLSLSGLWQIRPLLSRLNNLGTLAIPFGSLKPQRSTPPDILLAPMPRTDPASQGPGPRPAQSIAAAMVECELFEAMRAQGWVEMEGWCGRGPVRWGCCLSDTPEHELGWGVRMGGTAEGDTHCPHLEGFLSFNLGRGGKLQPGLVYVMEGEKRTPALVLRSTWFM